Proteins encoded together in one Nostoc sp. PCC 7524 window:
- a CDS encoding ISL3 family transposase, producing the protein MSVLSYLLPDSANLKLENCILDEIKTQIKLIVSAINRVVNCPVCNQPTHKIHSRYERKLADLPWADYSITLQLRVRKFFCLNKLCKRRIFAERLTNVTAPWARRTLRLAQRLSAIGLANGGAAGVRLSQDLGIKVSRNTLLNLVRSIPLPPIVTPHTLGVDDFCFRKCKTYGTALIDLERRRPIALLKDAKAETLAEWLKAHPGVKVVSRDRSKTYESGIRQGAPEAIQVADRFHLLQNLSQTLYQVFGNHAKTLKEVEKQVFNTDTKVHLEVETANNLSMIAETNKSPVVPRFPQNTSLKRKVQSAKARDRRREIHEQVWRLRSIGLSGLAIAQELGVSKTTVFNYLRSSTFTERRERSDHGLSLLNPYHDYLLSRWNSGNHNTQELFEEIRTCGYTGSYATVARFTRYLKTLPGFEPAKGSRKNASPRVSSCAHRPLTPSRVTALVLRRPELIQPNEREVIAQLQKAHSDLKSAIELAQQFASLVRQRLPEQLDAWLNKAKNSLVSLLRSFAVSLESDYDAVKAGVTMSVSNGPVEGHINRLKMLKRQMYGRAKIDLLERRFLLAI; encoded by the coding sequence ATGTCAGTGCTAAGTTATCTATTACCAGATTCAGCAAACCTGAAACTTGAAAATTGCATTCTTGACGAGATAAAAACTCAGATAAAGTTGATTGTTTCTGCTATCAATAGAGTAGTTAATTGTCCAGTTTGTAACCAACCAACTCATAAAATTCATAGTCGCTATGAGCGAAAGTTAGCAGATTTACCCTGGGCTGATTACAGCATTACTTTACAGTTAAGGGTGCGGAAGTTTTTTTGCCTTAATAAATTGTGTAAACGGCGCATTTTTGCAGAAAGGCTGACCAATGTTACCGCACCTTGGGCGAGAAGAACTCTACGTTTAGCTCAAAGACTGAGTGCGATTGGTTTAGCTAATGGTGGTGCAGCAGGGGTAAGACTCTCACAGGACTTGGGGATAAAAGTTTCTCGCAACACGCTATTAAATTTAGTCCGCTCAATTCCACTACCACCCATCGTAACGCCACATACTCTTGGGGTAGACGACTTTTGTTTTCGTAAATGTAAAACTTACGGCACAGCACTAATTGATCTCGAACGCAGACGACCAATTGCTCTACTCAAAGATGCAAAGGCTGAAACTTTGGCAGAATGGTTAAAAGCTCACCCTGGTGTCAAAGTCGTCTCACGAGATCGGTCAAAAACTTATGAAAGTGGTATTCGCCAAGGTGCGCCAGAAGCCATTCAAGTTGCAGACCGCTTTCATCTATTGCAGAACTTATCTCAAACGCTTTATCAAGTCTTTGGTAATCACGCCAAAACACTAAAAGAAGTGGAAAAACAAGTCTTTAATACTGATACTAAAGTGCATTTAGAGGTGGAAACAGCAAACAACCTTTCCATGATTGCTGAGACTAATAAGAGTCCAGTTGTGCCAAGGTTTCCCCAAAACACATCTTTAAAAAGAAAAGTTCAATCCGCCAAAGCACGGGATAGACGCAGAGAAATCCATGAGCAAGTTTGGAGACTGCGGTCTATTGGCTTATCAGGGCTAGCAATCGCTCAAGAGCTGGGAGTTTCTAAAACTACCGTATTCAATTACTTGCGTAGCTCAACTTTTACCGAACGTCGTGAACGTAGCGACCACGGTCTGAGTCTTCTCAACCCTTATCATGATTACCTCCTCAGTCGCTGGAATAGCGGGAACCACAACACCCAAGAACTGTTTGAAGAAATTCGCACCTGCGGCTATACCGGTAGTTATGCCACGGTCGCTCGCTTCACTCGTTATCTCAAGACCTTGCCCGGATTTGAGCCAGCAAAAGGTTCAAGAAAAAACGCTTCCCCCAGGGTTAGCTCTTGCGCCCATCGTCCTCTCACCCCCAGTCGCGTCACAGCTTTAGTCTTGCGACGACCAGAATTAATACAGCCTAATGAGCGTGAAGTCATCGCTCAACTACAAAAAGCCCATTCGGATTTGAAGTCAGCTATTGAACTAGCACAACAGTTTGCATCTCTTGTGCGTCAACGCCTGCCTGAGCAGCTCGATGCTTGGTTAAACAAAGCTAAAAACAGCTTGGTTTCTTTGTTGCGCTCCTTTGCTGTTAGTTTAGAGTCTGACTACGATGCTGTGAAAGCAGGTGTAACTATGTCAGTTAGTAATGGCCCAGTTGAAGGGCATATTAATCGACTGAAAATGTTAAAACGGCAGATGTATGGTCGCGCCAAGATAGACTTACTAGAACGACGATTTCTGTTGGCTATTTGA
- a CDS encoding Franean1_4349 family RiPP — MFDLSAIIGRVMSDESFAQRLVENPEAALQEAGLEPTPEIVEALQGVDLQAIQQLAAAFGEDKAA, encoded by the coding sequence ATGTTTGATTTGTCAGCAATTATTGGTCGCGTTATGTCTGATGAAAGTTTTGCTCAAAGGCTAGTGGAAAATCCTGAAGCTGCTTTACAAGAAGCAGGTTTAGAGCCAACACCAGAAATTGTAGAGGCACTGCAAGGTGTAGATTTACAGGCAATACAGCAATTAGCAGCCGCTTTTGGTGAAGATAAAGCTGCTTGA
- a CDS encoding TlpA family protein disulfide reductase, with translation MHKHANFLLKICLSSLVLTASMLAINSASISATEAQSSITKSVHKNAYAGKKANSVGGPLAKELQGKPVVVDVFATWCAGCKNIAPTLSQLKQQYSGKVNFVVLDVTDQAKLKQTKAMAQRLGLGKFLEANKSQTSTVAIVDPATGEILALYKNNPNKADYTKILETALANK, from the coding sequence ATGCACAAGCACGCAAATTTCTTACTCAAAATTTGTTTGAGCAGTTTAGTTTTGACTGCATCCATGCTAGCAATCAACTCCGCTAGTATTTCTGCAACTGAAGCTCAATCATCAATTACCAAGTCTGTCCATAAAAATGCCTATGCAGGTAAAAAAGCCAATTCTGTAGGCGGGCCTCTAGCGAAAGAACTTCAAGGTAAACCAGTTGTAGTGGATGTATTTGCGACTTGGTGCGCTGGCTGCAAGAATATTGCTCCCACCCTATCGCAATTGAAACAGCAATATTCCGGTAAGGTGAATTTTGTGGTCTTGGATGTAACTGATCAAGCCAAGCTCAAACAAACCAAAGCAATGGCACAAAGATTAGGTTTGGGTAAATTTCTAGAGGCTAATAAGAGTCAAACAAGCACAGTTGCGATCGTTGATCCGGCTACTGGTGAAATTTTAGCCCTATACAAAAATAATCCCAATAAGGCTGACTACACGAAGATCCTCGAAACCGCTTTGGCGAACAAGTAG
- a CDS encoding lantibiotic dehydratase — protein sequence MLQICNLPEQLTILPHQIALSGSDWTLWRSVCLRGAGFPTDWLLSLEISTCNALAEELLQLQQKVAQARLMAIRSLADEYAKLDRVEQRRLGKVLQHLRQNQIPDFDHHAVNHLQSAWLEMVNTQTRLNAALSNAWEQNYRQLQTIFAEPQLQTALLWQNPVFARHIQSLLEKPVSTLKSSVWQNILTLARYLQRYCAKNESIGFFGPVGWGRLTTTETAIEFTPGSELLAHRQVYLEGWAINALAQTLSQDLCLRPWLAPSRLPNVELQGDKLYLPAIAALVRQGKLPATVPSLIPLSPAQIQILQLCDGQQTALSIAHHLRQNSAEMFADETTVYTQIEKLCQLGALRWTLEVPMSQHPEKLLREKLSQIGDRNLQASALATLDALETARDQVILAADDPERLNQALVNLEATFTKFTNQAPTRAAGKTYAGRTIVYEDCRRDIKLTLGTDFLEKLGSPLDLLLTSTRWYTHQIAHNYQAVFEEIYEELKSKFGNAEVDFYSFSLQALPWLRDDHNPAITSVRTSLQKFWSEILSVPPEQRQVNYRAAELKSAVDHAFTAPHPGWELARYRSPDIMIAADSVTAINQGDYQLILGELHLFNTLSRAVFVASHPHPNELLTARTQDIPVPTLTPLPSTNWNTQRFSMDLVAPQDIRFAYEAGHSGVPDAQTVTMAELVVVKTAAGLQIQTSDQRFCLPIIEFFGHNLSNLCISFPSILPPANHTPRITIDQLVVVRETWRLQLQNLSFAHHKDHSDNFLAICQMVKDYELPRFVFVKVPGEVKPYYIDFNSPIYCDLLAKIARQAAKAYPEHELCFTEMLPNFDQIWLTDTTEQRYTSELRLVALDPKSPTANY from the coding sequence ATGCTTCAGATATGTAATTTACCAGAACAACTAACAATTTTGCCGCATCAAATTGCATTATCCGGTAGCGATTGGACTTTGTGGCGATCAGTTTGTCTCCGAGGAGCAGGATTTCCGACTGATTGGTTGTTATCTCTAGAAATTAGTACCTGTAACGCATTAGCAGAAGAACTGTTGCAATTACAGCAAAAAGTAGCTCAAGCCCGATTGATGGCAATACGCTCTTTAGCAGATGAGTATGCAAAACTGGATCGAGTGGAGCAGCGACGACTGGGCAAAGTTCTCCAGCATTTACGACAGAACCAAATACCAGATTTCGATCACCATGCTGTTAATCATTTGCAATCAGCCTGGTTAGAAATGGTGAATACCCAAACCAGACTCAATGCAGCTTTATCAAATGCTTGGGAGCAGAATTATCGGCAATTACAAACTATCTTTGCTGAACCTCAGTTACAGACAGCATTACTGTGGCAGAATCCGGTTTTTGCTCGCCACATCCAATCTCTGTTAGAAAAACCAGTTTCTACCCTCAAGAGTTCTGTATGGCAAAATATCCTCACTTTAGCTAGATATTTACAACGTTACTGTGCCAAAAATGAATCAATTGGTTTTTTTGGCCCTGTAGGTTGGGGCAGATTGACTACAACAGAAACAGCAATCGAGTTTACCCCCGGCTCTGAACTGTTGGCTCATCGACAAGTATATCTAGAAGGTTGGGCGATTAATGCTCTAGCCCAAACTCTCAGCCAGGATTTATGTCTGCGTCCTTGGTTAGCCCCTAGCCGATTACCTAATGTAGAGTTGCAAGGTGATAAACTTTATTTACCTGCGATCGCGGCTTTAGTTCGCCAAGGTAAGCTCCCTGCGACTGTGCCGAGTTTAATACCACTTTCGCCAGCACAAATACAGATATTACAACTATGTGATGGTCAACAAACAGCTTTGAGTATTGCTCATCACCTCAGACAAAATTCAGCTGAGATGTTTGCTGATGAGACTACCGTTTATACCCAAATAGAAAAACTCTGCCAATTAGGTGCTTTGCGTTGGACTTTAGAAGTGCCAATGAGTCAGCACCCAGAGAAATTGTTGCGAGAGAAATTATCTCAAATTGGCGATCGCAATTTACAAGCATCTGCTCTTGCTACCCTCGACGCACTAGAAACCGCCAGAGATCAAGTTATTCTAGCCGCCGATGATCCTGAAAGACTCAATCAAGCATTAGTCAATCTAGAAGCTACATTCACTAAATTTACTAATCAAGCACCAACTCGTGCGGCTGGTAAAACCTACGCCGGCAGGACAATTGTTTACGAAGACTGTCGTCGAGATATCAAATTAACTTTAGGGACAGATTTTTTAGAGAAATTAGGCTCACCTTTGGATTTGCTGTTAACCAGTACACGCTGGTACACTCACCAAATTGCTCATAATTATCAAGCTGTATTTGAGGAGATTTACGAGGAACTGAAATCAAAATTCGGCAATGCAGAAGTAGATTTTTACAGCTTTTCCCTTCAAGCTTTACCTTGGCTGCGTGATGATCACAACCCAGCTATTACTTCAGTTCGCACTAGCTTACAAAAATTTTGGAGTGAAATCTTATCTGTCCCCCCAGAACAGCGACAAGTTAACTACCGCGCCGCAGAGTTAAAATCAGCTGTAGATCATGCTTTTACAGCCCCTCATCCTGGTTGGGAATTAGCCCGCTATCGCTCACCAGATATTATGATTGCAGCTGACAGTGTGACTGCCATCAATCAGGGTGATTATCAGCTAATTTTGGGAGAATTACATCTATTCAATACTCTCTCTCGTGCTGTATTTGTAGCATCCCATCCCCACCCCAATGAGTTACTCACAGCCAGAACACAAGATATTCCAGTACCAACACTAACCCCCTTACCTTCCACAAATTGGAATACTCAGCGTTTTTCTATGGATCTGGTTGCGCCTCAAGATATTCGCTTCGCCTATGAAGCTGGACACTCTGGTGTACCTGATGCTCAAACTGTAACTATGGCTGAATTAGTGGTAGTGAAGACAGCCGCAGGGTTGCAAATTCAAACTAGCGATCAACGCTTTTGTTTACCAATTATAGAATTTTTTGGACATAATCTGTCTAATTTATGTATATCTTTCCCCTCAATTTTACCTCCAGCTAATCACACACCCAGAATCACAATTGATCAACTGGTAGTAGTGCGAGAAACTTGGCGATTACAATTGCAGAATTTATCTTTTGCTCATCATAAAGACCACAGTGACAACTTTCTAGCTATTTGCCAAATGGTTAAAGATTATGAATTACCGCGTTTTGTCTTTGTGAAAGTTCCCGGTGAAGTTAAACCTTACTATATCGATTTTAATAGCCCAATTTACTGTGATTTACTTGCGAAAATTGCTCGTCAAGCTGCCAAGGCTTACCCTGAGCATGAACTTTGTTTTACAGAAATGTTGCCTAACTTTGACCAAATTTGGCTCACAGACACAACAGAGCAAAGATACACCAGTGAACTGCGTTTAGTAGCCTTAGATCCCAAATCTCCCACTGCTAACTACTAA
- a CDS encoding class 1 isoprenoid biosynthesis enzyme yields MSNSYDSQLRLIVAEAVSCIYQNMDNSVPFMAQHSAEWMQQLSGTSRMEDYFLHPIAFPMFLLPWWVEKTLQPSPDATLQRAIAYSTANGYYYIRLIDNLMDGDTDASLTLLPTLNFFHSQFQHSYYNYFPSDHPFWHLFHQVWWRSGESAMEDAYQTDIDLTRFQEIAAQKVCAAKIPIAAVCYYHQQPELIQPWSNFVDLLGCWHQMTNDLFDWIKDSTHHSQTYVLCEAARQKLPQESLTMWMMRYGFNWACDLLQSWMAELQQQAIALNSPDLSQYLIQREQMFLRKRNEVIAGFTGMNKLINVLG; encoded by the coding sequence ATGTCTAATTCTTATGATTCCCAATTGAGACTAATTGTTGCCGAAGCAGTTAGTTGCATCTATCAAAATATGGATAATTCAGTTCCTTTTATGGCACAACACTCGGCCGAATGGATGCAGCAACTGTCGGGAACGTCTCGAATGGAAGACTATTTCTTGCATCCGATCGCCTTTCCCATGTTTCTGCTACCTTGGTGGGTGGAGAAAACGCTGCAACCCTCTCCTGATGCAACTTTGCAAAGGGCGATCGCTTACTCCACAGCTAACGGTTATTATTACATCCGGCTGATTGATAACTTAATGGATGGGGATACAGACGCATCACTAACACTGCTACCAACTTTGAATTTCTTTCACAGCCAATTTCAACACAGCTATTACAATTATTTCCCCTCAGATCACCCCTTTTGGCATTTATTTCATCAGGTTTGGTGGCGTTCTGGTGAATCAGCAATGGAAGATGCTTACCAAACAGACATTGATTTGACTCGATTTCAGGAAATCGCTGCCCAAAAAGTCTGCGCTGCCAAGATTCCGATTGCCGCAGTTTGTTACTACCATCAGCAACCCGAACTAATTCAACCTTGGTCAAATTTTGTGGATTTGCTGGGATGCTGGCATCAAATGACTAATGATCTCTTCGATTGGATTAAGGATTCCACCCATCACAGCCAAACCTATGTCTTGTGTGAAGCAGCACGTCAGAAACTACCCCAGGAATCGCTAACTATGTGGATGATGCGCTATGGCTTTAATTGGGCTTGCGATTTACTCCAAAGTTGGATGGCAGAACTGCAACAACAAGCGATCGCCTTAAATAGTCCTGATTTAAGCCAGTATCTCATCCAGCGTGAGCAAATGTTTCTGCGTAAACGGAACGAAGTAATCGCAGGATTCACAGGTATGAACAAGTTAATCAATGTTCTGGGGTAA
- a CDS encoding 2OG-Fe(II)-dependent halogenase WelO5 family protein, which yields MVKLHTPEKSLFQFLDIPAANVQKYSSAIEDIYEKRIDGMIIRNVFSPETLYLNMLQNFCELVDI from the coding sequence ATGGTTAAACTACATACTCCTGAAAAATCTCTCTTCCAGTTTCTAGATATACCTGCTGCTAATGTCCAAAAATATTCATCTGCGATTGAGGATATCTACGAAAAACGCATTGATGGCATGATTATCAGAAATGTGTTTTCTCCTGAAACTCTATATTTGAATATGTTACAAAACTTTTGTGAATTGGTAGATATTTAA
- a CDS encoding cytochrome c biogenesis CcdA family protein, with amino-acid sequence MKPISQLSTEQPSSRRSKVSKKWLVYGGLGLLSLVIVLTLGPVISHPIERVISIVENRYQQWFDQQDTANPLVLLPLAFIGGVLASVSPCILALLPVNLSYIGTLKIKSRWDAFSKAGLFVLGAVTILSLFGLVSSFAGAVMVDYRGYINIVVGLIMVVMGLWLMGVVKLPLPQMNVNVPQAGPYGVGLTFALVSSPCASPVLFAVLAAAAATGSQVLGTLTMVSYALGYTSLIFLASLFTGLAKQSNKLLKHSEGIIRFGSVALILTGAYYLFTGTQWFVGG; translated from the coding sequence ATGAAACCAATATCTCAGTTATCAACTGAGCAACCCTCTTCTCGCCGTTCTAAAGTCTCGAAGAAATGGTTAGTTTACGGTGGCTTGGGATTGCTTTCCCTCGTTATAGTTTTGACTTTGGGGCCTGTAATCAGTCACCCGATTGAACGGGTGATTTCCATTGTGGAAAACCGTTATCAACAGTGGTTTGACCAACAGGACACGGCAAATCCCTTGGTGTTGTTACCTTTGGCGTTTATCGGTGGGGTGCTGGCTAGTGTATCCCCTTGTATCTTGGCACTTTTACCAGTCAATCTCAGTTACATCGGTACACTGAAAATTAAATCCCGTTGGGACGCTTTTAGTAAGGCTGGCTTGTTTGTGCTGGGAGCAGTGACGATTTTAAGTCTGTTTGGTTTAGTCTCATCTTTCGCCGGAGCGGTAATGGTAGATTACCGAGGCTATATCAATATAGTAGTCGGACTGATTATGGTTGTCATGGGTCTGTGGTTGATGGGGGTGGTAAAGTTGCCCCTACCGCAGATGAATGTAAATGTCCCCCAGGCTGGCCCTTATGGGGTGGGGTTGACTTTTGCTTTGGTAAGTTCTCCTTGTGCCAGTCCGGTGCTATTTGCGGTGTTGGCGGCTGCGGCAGCAACAGGTTCCCAGGTATTGGGAACGTTGACGATGGTTAGCTATGCACTTGGTTATACTAGCCTGATTTTCCTGGCGAGTTTATTTACGGGACTGGCGAAACAGAGTAACAAGTTGTTGAAGCATTCTGAGGGAATTATCCGCTTTGGTAGTGTCGCGTTAATTTTGACTGGAGCATATTACCTATTTACTGGTACTCAATGGTTCGTGGGAGGTTAA
- a CDS encoding TspO/MBR family protein, with the protein MIQSWMVIGGVAILVALAANIMTPSDRQWFRRLRRPRWLTFEAAIPLIWITIFICGAWSAYIVWETAPDTNKTWLLMGLYLLLEVVTIAYTPVMFRLRSLQVGTLLGGTGLTICIILAIVVLTVSGWATLLLVPYLLWSPIGTYTTWQMIQLNPQDA; encoded by the coding sequence ATGATTCAGTCTTGGATGGTAATTGGGGGGGTGGCTATTTTAGTAGCTTTGGCTGCTAACATCATGACACCTAGCGATCGCCAGTGGTTTAGACGCTTGCGAAGGCCAAGATGGCTAACTTTTGAGGCAGCAATTCCCTTAATTTGGATTACTATCTTTATCTGCGGTGCTTGGTCAGCTTATATTGTTTGGGAAACTGCCCCAGATACCAATAAAACCTGGTTACTCATGGGTTTATATCTGTTATTGGAAGTTGTGACGATCGCATATACACCTGTGATGTTTCGGCTGCGTAGTCTTCAGGTGGGGACACTTCTTGGTGGTACAGGTTTGACTATTTGTATTATTTTGGCGATCGTCGTCTTAACTGTTTCTGGTTGGGCAACACTATTATTAGTTCCTTATTTACTCTGGAGTCCCATCGGTACATACACCACTTGGCAAATGATTCAGCTCAATCCTCAAGATGCTTAA
- a CDS encoding four helix bundle protein, which translates to MSYRNQFIWQRAVQLAINCYKFTRLFPQSELYGLTSQIRRSSVSVASNIAEGYGRRSKPEYIQFLHIALGSLRELDTQLIIAKEVDLADKDLFTPVLNEVEEMQSILVATLNKLKG; encoded by the coding sequence ATGAGTTATAGAAATCAGTTTATCTGGCAAAGGGCAGTTCAACTTGCTATCAATTGTTATAAATTTACCCGCCTATTTCCTCAGTCAGAATTGTACGGTTTAACTAGTCAAATACGCCGTTCATCCGTATCTGTAGCGTCTAATATAGCTGAAGGCTATGGTAGGCGTTCCAAACCAGAATATATCCAGTTTTTACATATTGCGCTAGGTTCTTTGAGAGAACTTGATACGCAATTAATCATTGCCAAAGAAGTAGATTTAGCTGATAAAGACCTTTTCACTCCCGTATTAAATGAAGTTGAGGAAATGCAAAGTATATTAGTTGCTACTTTAAACAAACTCAAGGGTTGA
- a CDS encoding TspO/MBR family protein, translating to MSRPRWLVFEPFIPLIWTVIFICGAASATLVWQHNPGGVITWLLMGLYLLVEIITVAYIPLMLRFHSLKVGEYIGLSGFIAAVLLAIFVLPISGLATVLLIPYLLWSPIGTYTTDELRQMNPEDA from the coding sequence ATGAGTCGTCCCCGATGGCTGGTGTTTGAGCCATTTATTCCCCTAATTTGGACTGTAATATTTATCTGTGGTGCGGCTTCCGCTACTCTAGTTTGGCAACACAATCCTGGAGGTGTGATTACTTGGTTGCTAATGGGTTTATACCTCCTAGTGGAAATTATCACCGTAGCTTACATCCCATTAATGCTGAGGTTTCACAGTCTCAAAGTTGGAGAATATATTGGCTTAAGTGGTTTCATTGCCGCAGTTTTGTTAGCAATCTTTGTACTACCGATTTCTGGACTAGCAACTGTGTTACTGATTCCTTACCTACTTTGGAGTCCCATCGGTACATACACCACAGACGAGTTAAGACAGATGAATCCTGAAGATGCCTAA